From one Rhopalosiphum padi isolate XX-2018 chromosome 2, ASM2088224v1, whole genome shotgun sequence genomic stretch:
- the LOC132922562 gene encoding vacuolar protein sorting-associated protein 33B: MFDKKMLNAFPQISHTNLINILKDMPGPKDLVVEHRLFKPLEMFIDMKSLRLYGVEKVYKLQESVNPITNRQCVFLVSSNLPATKIICDLINSCLSMTSLAEDIIKIILVPRSLITIEKQFEEEGVYGYIQIFEFQWDFIHLGDSLLSLEMIDFYKNVFVEENQSLLMPVAKALWTAFMVLGFPKTVCVNGKSSTAVYKLLNRFFTERGKPNINNGSCFCILDRDFDYASVLLTPCTYASLLDQVVGIQNGIVEIKKNDGTTSIKNLCNPDETYEYVKYKQFGDVLNYWKSKSKELQDKLEKSKKLQLDEMKQYVTQELQSVLMSKKNLTFHIDASEVVSKVIGDKFIDYITLEKNMLENRSRKENLNCIEDLLAFGKGSANNILQLICLFSQSQDGFTSIELNNIKTKFLHQYGFKYFETFHVLEKMNLIVKHDNSSVLNSNLNKIISINKTKQMMQNMMQKLRLVDDSEHCMSAAFGGSYVPAIGKIIEIICKEEMPEEEIVKLLSNYSFQVNDFKTGIKTVYVMVIGGITYAEQAALHFLEKSMNIKIIIFSTNIINGNILINSCL; encoded by the coding sequence GTAGAAAAGGTGTATAAATTGCAAGAGTCGGTCAACCCAATTACCAATCGGCAGTGTGTCTTTTTGGTTTCATCTAATTTACCAgcaacaaaaattatttgtgaTCTCATTAATTCATGTCTAAGTATGACAAGCTTAGctgaagatattattaaaattattcttgttCCTAGGTCATTGATTactattgaaaaacaatttgaagAGGAAGGTGTCTATGGGtacattcaaatatttgaatttcaatGGGATTTCATTCATTTAGGAGATTCATTACTTTCATTGGAGATGATAGATTTCTACAAAAACGTGTTTGTTGAAGAAAATCAATCATTGTTAATGCCTGTTGCTAAAGCTCTGTGGACAGCTTTTATGGTTTTAGGGTTTCCTAAGACTGTATGTGTAAATGGAAAGTCATCTACtgctgtttataaattattgaatagatTTTTCACAGAAAGAGGAAAGCCTAACATTAATAATGGAtcgtgtttttgtattttagataGGGATTTTGATTATGCAAGTGTTCTGTTAACTCCTTGTACATATGCCAGTCTTTTAGATCAAGTAGTCGGTATACAAAATGGTAtagtagaaataaaaaaaaatgatggaaCAACATCTATAAAAAACTTGTGTAATCCTGATGAAACATATGAATATGTCAAATATAAGCAGTTTGGTGATGTATTGAATTACTGGAAATCAAAATCCAAAGAATTGCAAGATAAATTGGAAAAGAGCAAAAAATTGCAGCTTGACGAAATGAAACAGTATGTCACTCAAGAGTTACAAAGTGTcttaatgtcaaaaaaaaaccTTACGTTCCATATAGATGCGTCTGAAGTTGTATCAAAAGTAATAGGTGATAAATTTATTGACTATATTacacttgaaaaaaatatgttagaaaACAGAAGTCGCAAAGAAAACTTAAATTGTATAGAAGATTTGTTAGCCTTTGGAAAAGGTAGTGCCAACAATATACTTCAActcatttgtttattttcacaATCCCAAGATGGATTTACATcaatagaattaaataatattaaaacaaaatttttacacCAATATGGATTCAAGTATTTTGAGACATTCCACGTTttagaaaaaatgaatttaatagtaaaacatGATAATAGCTCAGTTTTaaacagtaatttaaataaaattatatcaattaataaaaccaAGCAGATGATGCAAAACATGATGCAGAAATTAAGGCTTGTAGATGATAGTGAACATTGTATGAGTGCAGCATTTGGCGGATCATATGTTCCTGctattggtaaaataattgaGATTATCTGTAAAGAAGAAATGCCTGAGGaagaaattgttaaattattatctaactaTTCATTCCAAGTTAATGACTTTAAGACAGGTATAAAAACAGTATATGTTATGGTAATCGGAGGTATAACATACGCTGAACAAGCAGCGCtccattttttagaaaaatcaatgaatataaaaattattattttcagcacaaatataattaatggaaatattttaataaactcttgtttatag